One Lachancea thermotolerans CBS 6340 chromosome F complete sequence DNA window includes the following coding sequences:
- the TAF2 gene encoding transcription initiation factor TFIID subunit TAF2 (similar to uniprot|P23255 Saccharomyces cerevisiae YCR042C TAF2 TFIID subunit (150 kDa) involved in RNA polymerase II transcription initiation) → MQEATSPPSAIPSFQRPRTASGFRANSSNQSAKDSLSAHTAMAPLKATPRASGSSQLFLAAPEAAFKIAHQRVFVDVDLANHSLVGYTEIILIPLSDRLEFVTLDCKQMNVTGVIVENRRCDNYIHDDPYRWYAEKYSKGQLLDSPLYRCNSVEQSHFLRNKFSELNHASESTDSNRSQLTIRIPPSVKITLQDANAVSFTPITPSIRTPAQDTIYSPITIRINYELHNPTTGLQFDTSREQALWNACTTNTELNSSASHWLPCVDTLEEKCTWELEFSIPKKVRDIGTSNIVGATQPRRHRRNPNTPGRDNEHDTDSGIDNIDNDGHDADNRNQNEDDDEEMDEEDEEDNPLNREMVVCCSEFSSGKEVPHPTDLSRKVASFQIFNPVAPHHIGWAVGPFQTWVLPQVKAQEEPEEDPDEPYAPVQNQEDEERDVIPIQIYTLPSPDVDERTILNSTLVTHEILDFYSKEFGSYSFTSYCLLFLPSIAGDHMDFAGATFCNTRLLYPPEVIDPTFTTTDKLTWALAAQWAGVNVTPLDMNDMWCCIGMAGYMALQFSKHLMGLNEFKYRVKLLSEQVVEQDWEKPPMADSFTQASMPISSLSKQLQFIKLKAPIVLYILDRRMTKTERSFGMSRVLPKIFLQAMSGDLPNSTLSTAHFQHVCERVNKNKLENFFKEWVYGSGVPIFRITQRFNKKRMVVEMGIRQCQVQELGLGKTVGDEGFSSSAMNHLCSPNKNLTPVFTGSMTIRIHEADGTPYEHIVELKDTFTKLDIQYNTKYKRLKRRRKINKTAKQEGKDPTPAENPDVLVAEDENEDIVLVNCLGDVLLSAKDCNQWNLTDPMVTSEGDEFQQQNEAFEWIRIDADFEWVCKIHINQPDYMFASQLQQDRDVEAQIDSIRFFEDVVVNSNVNSMVYSSILTRTVMDERYFYGVRIEACRALSRFIMQQPNTDNFSGGARHLIKIFQYYFCYENSNIPFDNDFSDYQRYFLQKAIPQLLAEVRNQNDVCPRYVKRFLLDILRYNENGDNSYYDTHYVVTLITSVVTSALQDPEDASFYQDLLHELRRFKNLDQWIPSYQLLVTKCIMIQHLRLAIDGFYVFDDIANILEYTVKEKLNSTSETSFHATEGLQDLLLTSFEVLLVDGGIKNKEALKLFFEYMLLHPDPYVRTQLISVLVDSIDFIATKRYLEDLDDDIDSIHTTINLPSGMESGKLGDSNIIIENYSAEASSKRETQMRASIGGLITLMRRRFASYAPLKQIIWDSLHSPLTSVYQKKCLFDVIRVIYKLQDNFYVTLPIPRDRRLVAKNIGNGIVKIRREGILKINLAPKIKINSKRKPPVSTKSSSVKLKLNLPNSKKSSTPSRRQSNPSVNSSPLPRKKQKIVRSSVTKIGSLPLRFVKISSSRGTVDVSAAQFNENVTIVKSNARALVMKIKMPRGSKKEEDS, encoded by the coding sequence ATGCAAGAGGCGACTTCCCCTCCATCCGCCATCCCCAGCTTTCAACGTCCGAGAACGGCGTCAGGATTCCGCGCCAACAGCTCAAACCAGTCAGCAAAAGACTCTTTGAGTGCACATACGGCCATGGCACCCCTCAAAGCCACGCCTAGGGCATCTGGATCCTCCCAGCTGTTTTTGGCGGCTCCTGAAGCcgccttcaaaattgcACATCAACGCGTGTTTGTGGATGTGGACCTCGCGAACCACTCGCTGGTCGGGTACACGGAGATTATTCTCATCCCACTTAGCGACAGGCTCGAGTTTGTGACGCTGGATTGTAAGCAGATGAACGTGACAGGCGTCATCGTCGAGAACCGGCGCTGTGACAACTATATCCACGACGACCCGTACAGGTGGTACGCCGAGAAGTACAGTAAGGGCCAGCTACTGGATTCCCCACTCTACCGCTGCAACTCCGTTGAGCAGTCACATTTTCTGCGAAACAAGTTCTCGGAGCTCAACCACGCGTCGGAGAGCACGGACTCTAACAGGTCGCAGCTAACCATCCGCATCCCACCCTCCGTTAAAATAACGCTCCAGGACGCAAATGCAGTGTCGTTCACCCCCATCACCCCCTCCATCCGCACCCCAGCGCAAGACACGATATACTCTCCAATTACCATCCGCATAAACTACGAATTGCACAACCCCACCACCGGCTTACAGTTTGACACTTCGAGGGAACAGGCCCTATGGAATGCGTGCACAACAAACACAGAGCTGAATAGCAGTGCATCGCACTGGCTGCCGTGCGTTGACactttggaagaaaagtGCACTTGGGAACTCGAATTCAGCATTCCCAAAAAAGTTCGCGACATTGGAACTTCCAACATAGTAGGAGCAACTCAACCTAGAAGGCACAGGCGAAACCCCAATACGCCTGGCCGCGACAACGAGCACGATACCGATAGTGGTATCGACAATATCGACAACGACGGCCATGACGCGGACAACCGAAACCAgaatgaagacgacgatgaGGAGATGGAcgaagaggacgaagaagataaCCCACTAAACAGGGAAATGGTGGTATGTTGTTCAGAATTCTCTTCCGGCAAAGAGGTCCCACATCCGACCGATTTATCGAGAAAGGTGGCTTCgtttcaaattttcaatCCAGTAGCACCCCACCACATTGGCTGGGCTGTCGGGCCTTTCCAAACTTGGGTTCTGCCGCAGGTCAAGGCTCAGGAGGAACCGGAGGAAGATCCTGATGAGCCTTACGCCCCagttcaaaatcaagaagatgaggaaagAGATGTTATTCCAATTCAAATATACACACTGCCTAGTCCGgatgttgatgaaagaACTATTTTGAATTCCACGTTAGTCACTCATGAGATTCTGGATTTTTATTCCAAGGAATTCGGTTCTTACTCCTTCACTTCTTATTGCCTACTCTTCCTGCCTTCGATAGCGGGGGATCATATGGATTTCGCAGGCGCAACGTTCTGCAACACGAGACTACTCTATCCGCCCGAGGTAATAGACCCCACATTCACGACAACAGACAAGCTGACTTGGGCCTTGGCGGCACAATGGGCAGGAGTCAACGTTACGCCATTGGACATGAATGATATGTGGTGCTGCATAGGTATGGCAGGATACATGGCTTTACAATTTTCCAAACACTTGATGGGCTTGAATGAGTTTAAATATAGGGTCAAGTTGTTATCGGAGCAAGTTGTGGAGCAAGATTGGGAGAAGCCACCAATGGCAGACTCGTTTACGCAAGCATCAATGCCCATTTCTTCATTATCAAAGCAACTGCAGTTTATAAAACTGAAGGCACCAATCGTTCTTTATATCCTTGATCGCAGGATGACTAAAACTGAGCGATCATTTGGCATGTCTCGAGTTTTACCCAAGATTTTCTTACAAGCCATGTCTGGTGATCTGCCTAATAGCACTCTGTCAACAGCACACTTTCAACACGTTTGTGAGCGTgtcaacaagaacaagttagaaaactttttcaaggaatGGGTCTATGGGTCCGGGGTTCCTATATTTCGGATCACTCAGCGGTTCAATAAGAAGAGAATGGTGGTTGAGATGGGGATTAGACAGTGCCaggttcaagagcttggTTTAGGGAAAACGGTCGGTGATGAAGGGTTTAGCTCGAGTGCTATGAATCATCTTTGTTCTCCGAATAAAAACTTAACGCCAGTATTCACAGGATCAATGACAATCAGGATTCATGAAGCTGATGGCACACCTTATGAACACATAGTTGAACTGAAGGATACCTTCACTAAACTCGACATTCAGTATAACACCAAATAcaagagattgaaaaggAGACGAAAGATCAACAAGACTGCCAAGCAGGAAGGCAAAGACCCTACGCCTGCAGAAAATCCTGACGTGCTGGTTGCTGAAGACGAAAACGAAGATATCGTTTTGGTCAATTGCCTAGGTGATGTGCTTTTGAGTGCTAAAGACTGTAACCAGTGGAACCTTACAGATCCTATGGTTACTAGCGAGGGCGATGAGTTCCAGCAACAAAATGAGGCCTTTGAATGGATCAGAATTGATGCTGATTTCGAGTGGGTGTGCAAAATACACATTAATCAGCCGGATTACATGTTTGCATCTCAGCTCCAGCAAGACAGGGACGTCGAGGCCCAAATCGATAGCATACgatttttcgaagatgtcgTCGTAAATTCCAATGTGAATTCAATGGTCTACTCATCGATCCTCACCCGAACAGTAATGGATGAAAGGTACTTCTACGGTGTTAGAATTGAAGCCTGTAGAGCACTCTCGAGATTCATCATGCAACAGCCAAATACTGACAACTTCTCGGGTGGTGCAAGACATTTGATTAAGATTTTCCAATACTATTTCTGCTACGAGAACTCTAACATCCCGTTTGACAACGACTTCTCAGATTATCAGAGATACTTCCTGCAGAAGGCTATCCCTCAACTACTTGCAGAAGTAAGGAACCAGAATGATGTTTGTCCAAGATACGTTAAGCGGTTTTTGCTTGACATACTGAGGTATAACGAAAATGGAGACAACAGCTACTATGATACCCACTATGTTGTGACATTAATCACAAGCGTCGTCACCAGCGCACTACAGGATCCCGAAGACGCTTCATTTTACCAGGATCTGCTCCACGAACTAAGGcgcttcaagaacttaGATCAGTGGATTCCATCTTATCAACTTCTCGTAACAAAATGCATTATGATCCAGCATTTGAGATTGGCAATTGATGGATTCTACGTTTTCGACGATATCGCCAACATCTTAGAGTACACCGTTAAAGAAAAACTGAATTCCACATCAGAGACCAGCTTCCACGCGACCGAGGGCTTGCAGGATCTGCTTTTGACATCGTTTGAAGTTTTGTTAGTTGACGGGGGCATaaagaacaaagaagccttaaagctcttctttgagtaTATGCTATTACATCCAGATCCTTACGTTAGAACACAACTCATTAGCGTATTGGTTGACTCGATAGACTTCATTGCTACGAAGAGATATCTAGAAGATCTGGATGACGACATAGATAGCATCCACACCACCATAAATCTACCATCAGGCATGGAAAGCGGCAAATTGGGAGACTCCAACATCATAATAGAAAACTACAGCGCggaagcttcaagcaaaagagaaactcAAATGAGAGCAAGCATTGGCGGCCTCATCACTCTGATGCGCCGGAGATTTGCTTCATATGCACCTTTGAAGCAGATTATATGGGATAGCTTGCACTCACCATTAACAAGCGTTTATCAGAAGAAGTGTTTGTTTGACGTTATACGAGTCATTTACAAACTGCAAGATAACTTCTACGTTACCTTGCCAATCCCAAGAGACAGGAGGCTCGTGGCCAAAAACATTGGTAACGGCATTGTTAAGATTCGCAGGGAAGGGATCTTGAAGATAAACCTTGCGCCGAAAATTAAGATTAACTCTAAAAGGAAGCCTCCAGTTAGtaccaaaagctcttcagtAAAATTGAAACTTAACCTCCCtaactcaaaaaagtcaagcACGCCATCCAGACGACAGTCGAATCCTTCAGTTAACTCCTCCCCTTTACCTCGcaaaaaacagaaaattGTCAGGAGCTCTGTTACTAAAATCGGCTCTCTACCCCTCAGGTTTGTTAAGATATCGTCTTCAAGAGGCACAGTGGATGTTTCTGCAGCTCAGTTCAATGAAAACGTTACAATCGTTAAGTCAAATGCTAGAGCACTGGTAATGAAGATAAAGATGCCTCGTGGATCCAAAAAGGAGGAAGATTCCTAA
- the SLP1 gene encoding Slp1p (similar to uniprot|Q12232 Saccharomyces cerevisiae YOR154W Hypothetical ORF), whose translation MVVIGRILHLLVLFRASACFTSEPQEISTSSSAGQSELSSFLSKESRGTSTTQQSSAEVPQTQYDQHSVSTVSVTSSGNFTQTSSSLDKDTYIENSAYSPPDESGSASRSLQGTKSSLVAIAEAQESDFNETDTTFLSFDEWKKEKLGEESLQKAKPPARVNRPVDSSVYKGEAMGDDFEIDVGLFTSSKQDLNEEPEGKLYKDKFNYASLDCAATIVKTNSEASGANAVLHENKDKYLLTPCSASNKFVVIELCQDILVEEIVMANYEFFSSTFSKVRFSVSNSYPPKNGWKVLGEFDAANTRNLQKFGISNPLIWARYLRVEVLAHHGNEFYCPISVIRVHGKTMMDDFKLDESNSLYSEDAVEQASPEGQLKECRQEKLAPHNLSESMLRECQFPQFPQADNVSILSKLDFLSTQCPAVLPHLKFDQFLKDINQSVCDTKIHQPQLDISTSAPSSSTEESIFKTIMKRLTLLESNSTLSLRYIEEQSMLLSKAFASLERNQAKKFQSLVQAFNQTIVSNLGDINFFTQQLRESSIKLLEEQKLANDQFTSETFHRLESMKKDAIFQRRLSYTMLFAFVILLVYVLLTKEAYIDEYMEDDGWYLNSPPLKKFKDNFLRRAGKSTDDRRSLVFCTSRDYSENDEKSDVSASTSSASLYDEFATKVAHEMDGNVLSYRKPTTSLEEEDIDIDEALSEGSSR comes from the coding sequence ATGGTAGTCATTGGTCGAATATTACACTTACTAGTCTTATTTAGAGCTTCAGCATGCTTCACTAGCGAGCCACAGGAAATTTCGACAAGTTCTTCCGCTGGCCAGTCAGAATTATCgtcatttctttcaaaggaaaGTCGCGGCACTTCAACAACGCAGCAAAGCAGCGCGGAGGTACCTCAAACACAATATGATCAGCACAGTGTGAGCACAGTCAGTGTAACCAGCTCAGGGAACTTTACccaaacttcaagttcacttGACAAAGATACCTACATTGAAAATAGCGCATACTCCCCTCCTGATGAATCAGGAAGCGCATCCCGTTCATTACAAGGGACGAAGAGTTCATTGGTTGCCATAGCTGAAGCACAAGAGTCCGATTTCAACGAGACAGATACTACGTTTTTATCCTTTGATGAGTGgaaaaaagagaaactaGGTGAAGAATCCCTGCAGAAGGCAAAGCCTCCCGCAAGGGTAAATAGGCCGGTAGATTCGTCGGTTTACAAAGGCGAAGCAATGGGAGACGACTTCGAGATAGATGTTGGTCTCTTTACGTCATCGAAGCAGGACTTGAATGAGGAACCCGAAGGAAAGCTTTATAAAGACAAATTCAATTACGCGTCTTTAGATTGTGCGGCCACTATAGTGAAAACGAATTCCGAGGCATCGGGCGCGAATGCCGTATTACACGAAAACAAGGACAAGTATTTGCTGACGCCATGCTCTGCTTCAAACAAATTTGTGGTAATTGAGCTGTGCCAAGATATTCTGGTGGAGGAGATAGTTATGGCAAATTATGAATTCTTTTCGTCAACCTTCAGTAAAGTGCGTTTCTCAGTCTCAAACAGCTATCCCCCCAAAAATGGTTGGAAGGTTTTGGGAGAGTTCGATGCCGCTAACACCCGCAATCTGCAAAAATTTGGAATTTCAAATCCTCTTATTTGGGCTAGATATTTACGTGTCGAGGTTCTTGCTCACCACGGTAACGAGTTCTATTGCCCAATTTCTGTTATTAGAGTACACGGTAAAACAATGATGGATGATTTCAAGCTGGACGAATCAAATTCTTTGTACTCAGAAGATGCCGTGGAACAAGCCAGTCCCGAGGGCCAGCTGAAAGAATGCCGTCAAGAGAAACTTGCGCCTCATAATTTGAGCGAATCTATGTTACGCGAGTGTCAGTTTCCACAATTTCCGCAGGCGGATAACGTTAGTATATTGTCAAAGTTGGATTTCTTGAGCACACAGTGTCCAGCCGTTTTGCCGCATTTAAAATTTGACCAGTTTCTCAAGGACATCAATCAGAGTGTGTGCGACACAAAGATTCATCAGCCTCAGCTAGATATATCAACCTCGGCACCTTCTTCCTCTACTGAAGAATCAATCTTTAAAACAATTATGAAAAGATTGACTCTTCTGGAAAGCAATTCTACGTTGTCTTTGAGGTACATCGAGGAGCAAAGTATGTTACTTTCGAAAGCTTTCGCTagccttgaaagaaacCAAGCAAAAAAATTCCAGTCCTTGGTCCAAGCGTTCAACCAAACCATAGTCTCTAACCTAGGCGatatcaacttcttcacaCAGCAGCTCCGGGAATCTTCGATCAAGTTACTGGAGgagcaaaagcttgcaAATGACCAGTTCACATCTGAAACCTTCCATAGGTTAGAGAGCATGAAAAAAGATGCAATTTTTCAGCGCCGATTGTCTTACACCATGCTTTTCGCATTTGTGATCCTCCTTGTATATGTGCTACTAACCAAAGAGGCATACATTGATGAGTATATGGAAGACGATGGATGGTACTTGAATTCACCGCCACTTaagaaattcaaagatAACTTCCTGCGAAGGGCAGGTAAAAGCACCGACGATAGAAGGTCATTAGTTTTCTGCACTTCGCGGGACTACTCAGAAAACGATGAGAAATCAGACGTTTCTGCTTCAACATCATCTGCTTCATTGTACGACGAATTCGCGACCAAAGTTGCTCATGAAATGGATGGAAACGTACTTTCTTACCGAAAACCCACTACTAGccttgaggaagaggataTAGATATTGACGAGGCCCTGTCAGAAGGCTCGAGCCGGTAA
- a CDS encoding cyclin family protein (conserved hypothetical protein), protein MNGVEERARRAKILAQLESQACEHSLEDYRADVQGYLWDLEFQNRADPTMIESQPELEWYMRPYLIDFLIELHGYFRLRPETLFLACSIADRYLSKRMVYKKHYQLVMTTALWIAAKYEDKKSRTPLVRELVALCRDAYDSTMFAQMELHMLSTLGWNVGSVASVYGSLSLFLGMDIFSGSPAGQAGVAVLSDLAGFLAELSMYEKDYMYFSTAVQALSAVLVASKVLNNTAMADFIYCSLAHQQGPVRCGTLCAHSPKEQLPLLRLDEQTLEDIRQCSLLFVNDLYKTKTLNKPLPAALLHKYSRSSFEPFLERFTSCNMNSFITLTQLTQAVGSSDQTLLRQSTRSLTDICIGLLIPPTTADVANSRLALHTFDGSTPCGDENAGRAVFRRSSSACNTLGVPSAPQLSMQTLDVRCSSPAASTVSANSVFSSGQSTLSQSSASSPMLLTSRKQFPIRMNSFSSVYSHHPNQRVLTRFDSTESTMAE, encoded by the coding sequence ATGAACGGTGTAGAGGAACGGGCAAGGCGCGCAAAGATCCTGGCACAACTGGAAAGCCAGGCGTGCGAGCACAGCTTGGAAGACTACCGGGCCGACGTGCAGGGTTACCTGTGGGATCTGGAATTCCAGAACAGAGCAGACCCGACGATGATTGAGTCGCAACCGGAGCTGGAATGGTACATGAGACCGTACCTCATCGACTTCTTGATAGAGTTGCACGGGTACTTTCGGCTGCGGCCTGAGACGCTGTTCCTGGCGTGCTCGATCGCGGACCGGTACCTGTCGAAGCGGATGGTGTACAAGAAGCACTATCAGCTGGTGATGACGACGGCATTGTGGATCGCGGCCAAGTACGAGGACAAGAAGTCGAGGACGCCGCTGGTCAGAGAGCTAGTCGCTCTTTGCCGTGACGCCTACGACTCGACGATGTTCGCGCAGATGGAACTTCACATGCTGAGTACCCTGGGCTGGAACGTGGGCTCTGTGGCCTCGGTGTACGGCAGTTTGTCCTTGTTTCTCGGCATGGACATTTTCTCAGGCTCTCCCGCGGGGCAGGCTGGGGTCGCGGTGCTGAGCGACCTGGCTGGTTTCCTCGCAGAGCTGTCCATGTACGAGAAGGACTATATGTACTTCTCTACAGCCGTGCAAGCTTTGTCAGCGGTGCTGGTCGCCTCCAAGGTGCTCAACAACACCGCGATGGCAGATTTCATCTACTGCTCGTTGGCGCACCAGCAGGGCCCTGTACGTTGCGGTACCCTCTGCGCACACTCACCCAAGGAGCAGCTGCCTTTGCTGCGACTGGACGAGCAAACACTCGAAGACATCAGGCAGTGCAGCCTCCTATTTGTGAACGACCTTTACAAGACCAAAACTCTGAACAAACCGCTCCCTGCTGCGCTACTTCATAAGTACAGCAGGTCTTCATTTGAGCCCTTCCTAGAAAGGTTCACCTCATGTAACATGAACTCTTTCATCACACTGACCCAGTTGACGCAAGCCGTCGGGTCAAGCGATCAAACACTGTTACGGCAAAGCACCCGAAGCCTAACAGACATCTGCATTGGCCTTTTGATACCCCCTACAACTGCCGATGTAGCTAATAGCCGCCTGGCTCTGCATACGTTTGATGGCTCTACCCCCTGTGGCGACGAAAACGCAGGAAGAGCCGTCTTTCGAAGATCCTCCTCCGCTTGCAACACGCTAGGAGTTCCCTCTGCGCCCCAGTTGTCAATGCAGACGCTGGACGTTCGTTGTTCATCTCCAGCGGCTTCTACCGTCTCTGCCAACTCGGTATTCAGTAGTGGCCAGTCCACTTTATCACAGTCTTCTGCTAGCTCTCCCATGCTCTTGACGAGCCGCAAGCAGTTTCCAATCAGAATGAACTCGTTTTCGTCCGTGTACAGCCACCATCCGAACCAAAGGGTTTTAACGAGATTCGACAGCACTGAGAGTACTATGGCAGAATGA
- a CDS encoding S8 family peptidase (weakly similar to uniprot|P25381 Saccharomyces cerevisiae YCR045C Hypothetical ORF) yields the protein MRLFMAALFGLRAAGAVRFVAELGDTASVEEVLGEQYAATVAGGGVGAITLGNSFRAIYGEFPQQLLEDFYRSGQIVAMSMDRPLGVAEYMVQQHAPNHLARLSQKSSLRGGNGSDNGAYIYHSNAGNGVDVYLLDTGIDGTHPAFEGRVQKAADFSSDPVATGDPHGHGTAVAGVIGSSVFGVAKKCNLFDVRVANSTGHASLIGVLRALEHASKLAAVTKRPSLITIPLEMPRNTILNSAVEAVVRDLSIPVVVAAGNENRSACSVSPAGAYGALTIGSIDVARNDALAPFTNFAECVDLFTAGVDVATLGLDHSSEHHLSGTSISAGVASGLVAYYMSIGHYGMDAVNKIKLLSLPNVIPNLQQRSPETRNAILQNL from the coding sequence ATGCGACTCTTTATGGCAGCACTGTTCGGGCTGCGGGCTGCAGGCGCGGTGCGCTTTGTAGCGGAACTAGGGGACACAGCGAGCGTGGAGGAGGTGCTCGGCGAGCAATACGCAGCGACGGTCGCCGGCGGAGGTGTGGGCGCGATTACGCTTGGGAACTCGTTCCGTGCCATCTACGGTGAGTTTCCACAGCAGCTACTCGAGGACTTCTACCGCAGCGGGCAGATCGTGGCGATGTCGATGGACCGCCCGCTCGGCGTGGCGGAATACATGGTGCAGCAACATGCGCCCAACCACTTGGCCCGGCTGTCGCAGAAGTCGTCGCTCCGCGGAGGCAACGGCAGCGACAACGGCGCGTACATCTACCACTCTAACGCGGGTAACGGAGTCGATGTGTATCTATTGGACACTGGAATCGACGGAACGCACCCGGCGTTTGAGGGCCGCGTTCAGAAGGCGGCCGACTTCAGCTCCGACCCGGTTGCGACTGGGGATCCCCACGGCCACGGAACAGCGGTCGCAGGCGTGATTGGGTCCTCTGTGTTCGGGGTCGCCAAGAAGTGCAATCTTTTTGACGTCCGCGTTGCAAACTCCACGGGACACGCAAGCCTTATCGGCGTGCTCCGCGCTTTGGAGCACGCTTCAAAGCTCGCAGCTGTGACAAAGAGGCCTTCTCTAATTACAATCCCCTTGGAAATGCCCAGAAACACGATTTTGAACTCGGCGGTGGAGGCAGTGGTGAGGGACCTGTCAATCCCCGTGGTCGTTGCTGCTGGAAATGAGAACCGTTCCGCTTGCAGTGTAAGCCCCGCGGGCGCATACGGAGCCTTGACAATCGGCTCGATTGACGTTGCTAGAAATGACGCGCTTGCTCCGTTCACGAACTTCGCAGAGTGTGTTGACCTTTTTACCGCAGGCGTCGACGTCGCTACGCTGGGACTGGATCATTCCTCAGAGCACCATTTAAGTGGCACTTCTATCAGTGCAGGAGTAGCTTCTGGCCTCGTTGCCTACTATATGAGCATAGGCCACTACGGAATGGATGCggtcaacaaaatcaagctgCTCAGCTTGCCGAATGTTATTCCTAACTTGCAGCAGAGATCCCCCGAAACCAGAAACGCgatccttcaaaacttgtAG